GCGGTCCGGTCCGTCCCGCTCGTCGCCATCGCCGAGCGGGACCGTGCGCGACTTCCAGCAGCCGCCATGGGCGCAGCAGGACAGCATCCCGACGGTATGGAGGAATTGATGCCCGGGGTACGCTTCCCAGTGCGGCGGCTCCCGGCCGCCGGCGATCACGACGCAGGGACGCAGCCCGGGACGCCCGGGACGCCGGGGAACGGCAGCGGCCAGATGCATGAGCAGGGTGACCGGGCACACGACGCCGTCGGCATGATGCACCAGCTGGATCAACTGCCGGAGGGATGTGCGGCCGCGCAGGTCCACCACAGACCGTAGCGGCGGATGGTGATGGGCGCGATCCCCCACCTGCACGAAGAGGAGCCGTCCGCGAAAGTGATCCACCACCCGCTGGTAACGCGCGGGATCCCACCACTTGATCGTGTAATCATGCTTGCCGCCCGAGACGATCACCCAGAAGGGCAGGTCGCGTCCGGTGCGGCGGCGGACCGCGGAGGGACGGGACCGCTCGGCGGCGGAGAGGTGGATGTCACCGCGGCATTCGGTGAGCCTCAGGGGCACCCCGAGACGGTCGGCAAGAAACTCCACAAACCCGTTGAGGCAGTGCTTGGGCTGCCGGTTGCACTCGTGGATCAACGGATACTCGCAATCCAGCACCTCGACATTCCGCGATCCGTCGGCGATCGGGGTCAGATGGGGATTGTGGGCCCACAGGTCCGGACAGGCGGTCCGCACGTCGGTGACGAAGGCACCGGGATGCAGCCGGTGCAGGTCCCGCACCGCCGCCGAGAGCATGACGAGGTCACCCGGGGACCACGGGTTCCTGAGGATTAGCCGGCGCGGACGGGACCGCGCGCCAGGCCGGGGTGCCCGGACCGGAATGCTGGAGCCGCGATTCACCGGTGCGGATGACTCGTGGGGGACCACCCCGCCGCGCCGCAAAAAAGGGCGGGCCGGGCGGCGCAGTCCGGCGGGGCGCCTGCTGCTCAGTACGGACTCGGGCTGGGACTCGGCCTCGGGCTCGAGATGGGACTCGACTGGTAGCCGCCTCCCTTGATGTCTCCCTTGGCCTTCAAATCTTTGAGTTTGGCCTTGGGTTTCGATTTACCGCCGGATTTGGACTCCATGGTAGGAACAGGGTTGGGGTTGCGAGGATGAGGTGAACATTCGAAGTGCCGCGGCGTCGGGCATAGTCCACCGGGCAACGGGGTGCAACGACGGAATGCGCATCGGGTGGCCACCGCGACCCCGGGCGGGGCGGGTCCTTCAAGCCGATCCGCAGGCACGAACCACTACGCTGGCGGCAGAATCTCGATGATCTCGGCCAATACCTCCCCCTGGGCATTCCGCAGCGTGTTCTGACGTCCAAACAAAAACGCCGGGCGCCGGATGCCGAGGGCCGTCGCGATGAACTGGTCGGCCGCGAAGCGGAGGTAGGCGGTCGGCCGGCTGGTGTACGGAATGTGGGCCTTGTTGAGAATGCCCCCCAGCGGCCGGTGCTCCTCCAGAATCTGTGTCCGCGCTTCGTCTGGAAAACGCCCGAGATGAATGCGGATGGCGCCAAACTCGACCGGGCGCCCGGAGGCGTCGAGTTGCAACACCGACTCGCGGCCGTACATGCCGTCTTCCTGGTGCTTCGAGAGCACCTGAAGGTGAATGGAGTCGCCGTGAAACTGCTCCAGCGTCCGGGTCATGTCGCGGTCATGCACCAGGAGGGTCCGGTAGGGCTTCGGGATGGCATCCGGCTCAACGACCTCAAAGGCCGGCAGGGCCCGGTGCTGACGCCGGTAGAATTCATCCAGGGGTTGAATGGCGGTTTGTGCAGTCATGCAAGGAGCCGTGGGCGCACGGTGAGGGCTTCCCTGGGGTTGATGACCAGCAGCTGGTCCACCTCGGCTTCGGAAAGCCCCCGGGCCTTCAGGTCGGGGAGCAGCCTGGTGAACAGGCTCTCATAGGGGGCGGGATTGCCGTTGGCGAATGGCGTGATGGGATTGCCGGTGGGCTGGGCGCCATCCACGGCCCAGCCGTCATCGTGCGAAAGCAGCACCCGGTTCAACAGTCCGGCATCACGAAGGGCCACGACCAGGTTCGGATACCGCAGCGTGTTGACGGGAGCGGCCGAGTAGCCGTCCAGGCTGATCCAGACCCCCAGGCGGGCGAGCTCGATCTGGATCGGCCCCGGATCGTTCTGGGCGTGCACCCAGACCAGGGCTTCCGGTGCCACACCCGCCGCCTGGAGGTATCGGACCTCGTCGCGCGCGGCCTCGCCGTCACCCGTGTGAACGAAAATCGTGAGGCCCGTTTCGCGATGGACCCGCGCGGCGGCGGTG
The Verrucomicrobiia bacterium DNA segment above includes these coding regions:
- a CDS encoding ADP-heptose--LPS heptosyltransferase: MNRGSSIPVRAPRPGARSRPRRLILRNPWSPGDLVMLSAAVRDLHRLHPGAFVTDVRTACPDLWAHNPHLTPIADGSRNVEVLDCEYPLIHECNRQPKHCLNGFVEFLADRLGVPLRLTECRGDIHLSAAERSRPSAVRRRTGRDLPFWVIVSGGKHDYTIKWWDPARYQRVVDHFRGRLLFVQVGDRAHHHPPLRSVVDLRGRTSLRQLIQLVHHADGVVCPVTLLMHLAAAVPRRPGRPGLRPCVVIAGGREPPHWEAYPGHQFLHTVGMLSCCAHGGCWKSRTVPLGDGDERDGPDRLCTALSGTLPRCMDLISADDVIGRVECYLASGAARTLGCEDARTLDGVLTERSPRTVPISAA